One Aegilops tauschii subsp. strangulata cultivar AL8/78 chromosome 7, Aet v6.0, whole genome shotgun sequence genomic window carries:
- the LOC109781520 gene encoding SNF2 domain-containing protein ENL1-like — translation MASEPQSSSDGDHPDLKEVDGAVDLEMEDPTGGSSGAGRLLYKLPARISGMLYPHQRQGLGWLWFLHCRVTGGIVGDDMGLGKTMQISAFLAGLFHSGLIRRVLVVVPKTPVTHWIKELTLVGLKSKISDCSGPNANVRNSELQRAVKEGGVVLTTYDIVRINYKLIRGDFYHEADDDEERNLWDYVVLDEAHQIKNPKTQRFQSICDIPCVHRIAISGTPIQNNLKVLPEKLLQSYSNLIPLYDQYVPIAILFYQCKFRERYENAINRGNEKDATNREKHIGSEVAKKLRERIKPYFLRRMKGEVSLDIGSTNGKTLGKKNELIIWLKLTDCQRQLYEAFLKSDILNTMRPPLPHITILKKICDHPLMLTKIAAEGILEGMEDMDGKLNDHDMVRLEKMALNLAGMSYDDDDDDDDDALQVGHEISCKLSFIMSLLRNLLEEGHHVLIFSQTRKMLNLVQQVISVEGYKFFRIDGTTKISERERIVKDFQEGSGTPIFLLTTKVGGLGLTLTKADRVIVVDPAWNPRMQVLLVLTQSSYSQCRQSGCRSCLSNWTDKRCDCIPLDAATVEEKIYRMQVFKWGLFRTATEQKEQTRYFNQRDIQELLSLPAQGFDISPTQKQLQKEHEQQLDMDESLRQHIEFLEQQGIAGVSHHSLLYSKTEVLPALSENDHAPDRDAHAVKPNSDVRAEDINRLTQTLANTALASVLPDRDGEEKTQGGLDDDKLTVVAAEST, via the exons ATGGCGTCCGAACCCCAATCGTCCTCGGACGGCGACCACCCAGACCTGAAGGAAGTCGATGGTGCGGTGGACTTGGAGATGGAGGATCCCACCGGCGGAAGCAGCGGCGCCGGCAGGCTGCTGTACAAGCTTCCGGCGAGGATATCAGGGATGCTTTATCCCCACCAGCGCCAGGGGCTTGGCTGGCTTTGGTTTTTGCATTGCAGGGTGACTGGTGGCATCGTCGGCGATGACATGGGACTGGGGAAGACCATGCAG ATTTCTGCATTCCTAGCCGGATTGTTCCATTCAGGTTTAATCAGGAGAGTGTTGGTTGTCGTTCCAAAGACACCTGTGACTCATTGGATCAAAGAACTTACACTTGTTGGCCTCAAAAGCAAGATCAGCGA CTGCTCTGGTCCCAACGCAAATGTTCGCAACTCTGAGCTCCAACGCGCAGTTAAG GAGGGCGGTGTAGTATTGACAACATATGACATTGTCCGGATAAATTACAAGCTGATAAGGGGTGACTTCTACCATGAAGCCGATGATGATGAGGAGAGAAACCTATGGGACTATGTTGTTCTTGATGAGGCACATCAAATCAAAAACCCTAAGACACAAAGATTCCAAAGCATATGTGACATACCATGTGTCCATCGGATTGCCATTAGTGGCACACCTATACAAAATAACTTGAAGGTACTACCTGAAAAGCTCCTACAGTCCTACTCTAATTTAATACCACTATATGATCAATATGTCCCCATTGCGATATTGTTTTACCAATGCAA GTTTAGAGAAAGGTATGAAAATGCTATCAATCGAGGAAATGAAAAGGATGCCACCAATCGAGAGAAGCACATTGGCTCAGAGGTAGCTAAG AAATTAAGAGAACGGATAAAGCCCTATTTTTTGCGTCGTATGAAAGGTGAAGTGTCCCTTGATATTGGCTCAACAAATGGGAAAACACTTGGTAAGAAGAATGAGCTAATTATCTGGCTGAAATTAACAGATTGCCAG AGGCAACTATATGAAGCTTTTCTGAAGAGTGATATACTTAATACAATGCGACCTCCCTTGCCTCACATCACG ATATTGAAGAAAATATGTGATCACCCACTGATGCTGACAAAGATAGCCGCTGAGGGCATCTTGGAAGGCATGGAAGACATGGACGGAAAGTTGAATGATCATGATATGGTGAGGCTTGAAAAAATGGCTCTGAACCTTGCTGGTATGTcctatgatgatgatgacgatgatgatgatgatgcgctGCAAGTCGGGCATGAAATCTCATGCAAACTATCTTTCATCATGTCCTTGTTG CGAAATCTTCTTGAAGAGGGACACCATGTTCTAATTTTTTCGCAGACTCGCAAGATGCTAAACCTTGTTCAG CAAGTTATATCAGTAGAGGGCTACAAGTTTTTTCGCATCGATGGTACAACCAAGATTTCAGAGAGGGAAAGGATTGTGAAG GATTTCCAGGAGGGTTCTGGAACTCCAATATTTTTACTGACTACCAAAGTCGGTGGTCTTGGACTTACACTCACCAAGGCAGATCGCGTCATAGTAGTCGACCCTGCTTGGAATCCAAG GATGCAAGTTCTCTTAGTTCTAACACAATCTTCGTATTCACAGTGTCGACAGTCAGGCTGTCGATCGTGCTTATCGAATTGGACAGACAAAAGATGTGATTGTATACCGCTTGATGCTGCAACTGTTGAAGAAAAGATATATAGAATGCAG GTCTTCAAGTGGGGTTTGTTTAGGACAGCCACTGAGCAGAAAGAACAAACACGCTACTTCAACCAGAGG GACATTCAGGAGCTTCTTAGCCTACCGGCACAAGGTTTTGACATCTCCCCTACGCAAAAGCAATTGCAAAAAGAGCATGAACAGCAGCTTGACAT GGATGAGTCACTGAGGCAGCACATAGAGTTTCTAGAGCAGCAAGGAATAGCCGGTGTGAGCCACCACAGCCTCCTGTATTCCAAGACAGAGGTCTTGCCAGCTTTGAGCGAAAATGATCATGCACCGGACAG GGATGCGCATGCCGTTAAGCCAAATTCAGATGTCCGTGCCGAAGATATCAACCGGCTGACGCAAACCCTTGCGAACACG GCACTGGCGTCCGTGCTGCCGGACCGTGACGGTGAGGAAAAGACACAAGGTGGTTTGGATGATGACAAGCTGACGGTGGTCGCTGCTGAGTCGACATGA